The Syntrophorhabdaceae bacterium genome includes a region encoding these proteins:
- a CDS encoding MBL fold metallo-hydrolase — translation MMEGSIKFFGTGGARFVALKQLRATGGMWLNYRKTNLYIDPGPGAIVRIRSSKEPYEPSLLDGIVITHKHMDHANDVNILIESMTEGGFKKRGTLFCPEDALATDPVVFNFARKYLDRVVFLREGGEYTLGDIHFRTPVRHKHPVETYGLLFQLNKTIGLIADTRFFPGLAAHYRAQHLIINVLRLKPIENHEIIEHLALKDVRAIIEEVRPETAILTHFGMHIINEGPSLLAKKLAKETGVKVIAGRDGMKWEF, via the coding sequence ATGATGGAAGGATCCATAAAGTTCTTTGGGACCGGCGGCGCCCGGTTCGTGGCGCTGAAGCAGCTTCGGGCCACGGGCGGTATGTGGCTCAATTACAGGAAAACGAACCTTTACATTGACCCCGGTCCCGGCGCGATCGTCCGGATCCGGTCATCAAAGGAGCCTTACGAACCGTCCCTTCTCGACGGGATCGTCATCACCCACAAACACATGGACCATGCCAATGATGTCAACATCCTCATCGAATCCATGACTGAAGGCGGATTCAAGAAGAGGGGGACGCTGTTTTGCCCTGAAGATGCCCTGGCCACCGACCCGGTGGTCTTCAATTTCGCGAGAAAATACCTTGACAGGGTGGTCTTCCTTCGAGAGGGCGGCGAGTATACCCTGGGGGACATACACTTCCGAACCCCCGTCAGGCATAAACATCCCGTCGAGACCTACGGGCTTTTGTTTCAGCTCAATAAGACCATCGGGCTCATCGCCGACACGAGATTCTTCCCGGGTCTTGCGGCCCATTACCGGGCGCAGCACCTCATCATCAATGTCCTCAGGCTGAAACCCATCGAGAACCACGAGATTATCGAGCACCTCGCCCTGAAGGACGTCCGGGCCATCATCGAAGAGGTACGTCCCGAAACCGCCATCCTTACCCACTTCGGCATGCACATCATCAACGAGGGGCCATCGCTCCTGGCGAAGAAGCTTGCGAAAGAGACCGGAGTGAAAGTAATAGCGGGACGGGACGGAATGAAGTGGGAATTCTAG
- a CDS encoding ATP-binding protein: MTTRNKQVQKRVANRVRDLEIALEEERSLSRARNILLEKNIEELNEVYVALNDKLKTLRIREERIKGFEAQLVRANKLSSLGELAGSIAHEIKNPLIAIQGFAKRISNEEDTVKVGRNAGLIEKEAGRLAKVLAKLLDFSRMDEPKTEEYDLNDIVEDTVLFMEHHLTRFKNVGVEVLRSPEPAIVHIDTIHIQQALVNLINNAAQSMPNGGIIKISSGKQNGFGFISVADEGGGIDEETLGRIFEPFFTTKARGEGTGLGLPLSKRLLEANGGSIDIQTTPGKGSTFRMLLPLIKTGDR, encoded by the coding sequence ATGACGACCCGGAACAAACAGGTGCAGAAACGAGTCGCGAACCGGGTCAGAGACCTCGAGATCGCCCTTGAAGAGGAAAGAAGCCTTTCCAGGGCACGCAACATCCTCCTTGAAAAGAACATAGAGGAGCTCAACGAGGTCTACGTTGCCCTCAATGACAAGCTGAAGACCCTCCGCATCCGCGAAGAGCGTATAAAGGGTTTTGAGGCACAACTGGTGCGGGCAAACAAGCTTTCCTCACTGGGAGAGCTCGCCGGTTCCATTGCCCACGAGATCAAGAACCCCCTTATTGCCATCCAGGGTTTCGCAAAAAGGATATCCAATGAAGAGGACACCGTTAAGGTCGGGCGTAATGCCGGGTTGATAGAGAAGGAAGCGGGACGCCTCGCGAAGGTGCTCGCGAAACTCCTCGATTTCTCCCGGATGGACGAACCGAAGACGGAAGAATACGACCTCAATGACATCGTCGAGGACACCGTCCTCTTCATGGAACACCACCTTACCCGGTTCAAGAACGTAGGCGTCGAGGTCTTGCGAAGCCCCGAACCGGCTATCGTCCACATCGACACGATCCATATCCAGCAGGCGCTCGTCAATCTCATCAACAATGCCGCGCAATCCATGCCGAATGGCGGCATCATCAAGATATCATCGGGAAAACAGAATGGTTTCGGTTTCATATCTGTCGCCGATGAGGGCGGCGGCATCGATGAAGAGACATTGGGGAGGATCTTCGAGCCATTCTTCACGACCAAGGCCCGGGGGGAAGGCACCGGCCTCGGGCTTCCCCTGAGCAAGAGGCTCCTCGAAGCAAACGGCGGCTCCATCGACATACAAACCACGCCCGGCAAAGGCAGCACCTTCAGGATGCTCCTGCCACTAATAAAAACAGGTGATAGGTGA
- a CDS encoding DUF2507 domain-containing protein, translating into MKEYLVDDIKNIVRPELGDEVPILLFRILRIIGMRSILGETSGATLYMMGKQVGNMLPAGTMEEFAETIRQLKVGIPEAVIVDEDHITVKLFECITCAGFTYTGEMFCDMESGIIAGLLENVHGKKAKSTQTKSWSAGFNYCEFEVFLY; encoded by the coding sequence ATGAAAGAATATCTCGTCGACGACATCAAGAACATTGTGCGGCCTGAACTGGGGGACGAGGTACCGATCCTCCTTTTCCGTATCCTGCGGATAATCGGCATGCGCAGCATCCTGGGGGAGACATCGGGAGCCACCCTCTACATGATGGGAAAACAGGTCGGGAACATGCTTCCGGCGGGAACCATGGAGGAGTTTGCAGAGACGATCCGGCAGTTGAAGGTCGGTATCCCTGAGGCGGTCATCGTCGACGAGGACCACATCACAGTGAAACTCTTCGAATGCATCACCTGCGCGGGTTTCACCTATACAGGCGAAATGTTCTGCGATATGGAGAGCGGGATCATAGCGGGGCTTCTCGAAAACGTCCACGGCAAGAAGGCGAAGTCGACACAGACGAAGAGCTGGTCCGCAGGTTTCAACTATTGCGAGTTCGAGGTTTTTCTCTACTGA
- a CDS encoding inositol monophosphatase family protein — MKDPLQTAVEMALASGKIQRESLKEGFAIHHKGEINLVTDADIACQEMIISMIRESFPEDDIIAEEKANRFEGNKNRWIVDPIDGTTNYAHGYPFFCTSIAYEVKGSVVAGVVYNPMMDELFFAARGKGAYLNGNRIKVSSVQNLKASLLSTGFPYDITTNPDNNINHFIQFLYEAQAVRRDGSAALNLSYVACGRFDGFWEIYLNPWDLAAGALIVEEAGGAISSLDGGAFSIYGGGVIASNGLIHETMTGIIGKGLPSAEDRTIS; from the coding sequence ATGAAAGACCCTTTACAGACCGCTGTCGAAATGGCGCTCGCGTCGGGAAAAATACAAAGGGAATCCCTCAAGGAAGGGTTCGCCATCCATCACAAGGGCGAGATAAACCTCGTCACCGATGCTGACATAGCCTGTCAGGAAATGATCATATCCATGATAAGGGAAAGCTTCCCCGAGGACGACATTATCGCCGAGGAAAAGGCCAACCGCTTTGAAGGGAACAAGAACAGGTGGATCGTGGATCCCATCGACGGCACCACCAACTATGCCCACGGGTATCCTTTTTTCTGCACCTCCATCGCATACGAGGTAAAGGGCAGTGTCGTCGCAGGTGTGGTCTACAATCCCATGATGGATGAGCTCTTTTTTGCTGCCCGGGGGAAAGGGGCCTATCTCAACGGCAACAGGATCAAGGTCTCATCGGTGCAGAATCTCAAGGCATCGCTGCTCAGCACCGGGTTCCCCTACGACATCACCACCAACCCCGACAACAACATCAATCATTTCATACAATTCCTCTACGAGGCACAGGCTGTGCGCAGAGACGGTTCGGCGGCCCTGAATCTCAGCTACGTGGCATGCGGGCGATTCGACGGTTTCTGGGAGATATATCTGAATCCCTGGGACCTTGCCGCCGGGGCACTCATCGTCGAAGAGGCCGGGGGGGCTATCTCGAGCCTTGACGGCGGAGCATTCAGCATCTATGGAGGCGGGGTCATCGCCTCAAATGGCCTCATCCACGAGACGATGACGGGGATCATCGGAAAGGGCCTGCCTTCAGCCGAAGACCGAACCATCTCATAA
- a CDS encoding DUF4931 domain-containing protein, protein MNGKLTTVGFWSIISEMAELRRDPLTGSWVVVGYGGSKSSGTGVCPFCPGHESLTPPIIREYTNDRGDWLVRCFPASNPIFVIEVAEDRRGEGLYDKMGNVGAHEIIVESRSHSRTMAMYDKAELQLVLDMYRDRILDLKGDARFKHVQVFKNHGELAGSYILHPHSHVLATPIVPSRASRQVITTRNHFVQKERCLLCDIINQEIRQGKRLVSMNRSFVAICPFASRFSYETWIVPRFHEANYESLTARAVMDDLADMLLDIMRRVEQFTNAYTMEIHTSPNTAFAEAHGDDLPFREYYHWHIEILPRDFRSSKYKREDEFAVSSITPEEAAESMKAQ, encoded by the coding sequence ATGAACGGTAAATTGACAACAGTGGGGTTCTGGTCTATTATTTCCGAAATGGCAGAACTAAGGCGAGATCCTCTTACGGGAAGCTGGGTCGTCGTGGGTTATGGTGGATCGAAGTCGAGCGGAACGGGTGTTTGCCCTTTCTGTCCCGGCCACGAATCGCTGACGCCCCCTATCATCCGTGAGTACACAAACGACCGCGGCGACTGGCTGGTGCGCTGCTTTCCGGCATCGAATCCCATCTTTGTGATAGAGGTTGCGGAAGACAGACGAGGCGAGGGTCTGTACGACAAGATGGGCAATGTCGGGGCCCATGAGATAATCGTGGAGAGCAGGTCCCATTCCCGGACCATGGCGATGTACGACAAGGCGGAATTGCAGCTCGTGCTGGATATGTACCGGGATCGGATACTCGATCTCAAGGGCGATGCCCGGTTCAAGCACGTGCAGGTATTTAAGAACCATGGCGAGCTTGCGGGGTCCTATATCCTCCACCCCCATTCCCATGTACTGGCCACGCCGATCGTACCGTCGCGAGCTTCCCGGCAGGTCATCACGACCCGGAACCACTTTGTCCAGAAGGAGAGATGCCTTCTTTGTGATATCATCAACCAGGAGATACGCCAGGGCAAGAGACTTGTGAGCATGAACAGGAGCTTCGTTGCCATTTGTCCCTTTGCATCGCGGTTCTCCTACGAAACCTGGATCGTGCCGAGATTCCACGAAGCGAATTATGAGAGCCTCACTGCCCGGGCCGTCATGGATGACCTTGCGGACATGCTGCTCGACATAATGAGGCGCGTCGAGCAGTTCACCAACGCGTACACCATGGAGATCCATACATCGCCCAACACCGCATTCGCCGAAGCCCACGGGGACGATCTTCCCTTCCGTGAATACTATCACTGGCACATAGAGATCCTGCCGAGGGATTTCCGGTCGTCGAAGTACAAGCGGGAGGATGAGTTCGCCGTCTCGTCCATAACGCCTGAAGAGGCTGCGGAGTCCATGAAAGCCCAGTAA
- the nrdD gene encoding anaerobic ribonucleoside-triphosphate reductase translates to METTDLNLFVRTSEESISGWDRSKIVDALIRETLIDRDTAGEISKEVEQMIRRSGIEVITAPLIRELVNARLIEKGLESSRKMHTRLGMPLYDVDSLILHPNKENANVPHGPEATNLTLAEGIKKEYALLSVFSQEVADAHMNGDIHLHDLGFIDRPYCSGQSLEYIKKFGLDLPHSLSMAKPAKHAEVLLAHLVKFAAALQSHFAGAIGWDAINIFFAPYIEGMSDDDVKQLAQMLIFEFSQQAVARGGQAIFTDINIYWEIPKHFVTVPAIGPSGKFTGKTYGEYEKEAQRFAWKLFEVYKEGDGAGRPFFFPKPIVHITEKFFHTDGHMDFLNLISDVASDKGNTYYVFDRGETAKISECCRLSFKLEESDLLDAREPWRMRYCALQNVSLNLPRLAYMAKNDDTKLFNLITEKFVLAIKAHKEKRAFMEKLLSLGENGPLALLTMNRDGMPYLRFNLASHLIGMVGLNEMVQIHTGEEMHDSKRALKFGIKAIAHMNLLTEKIRRQENMKIVLEQTPAESTSYRFARLDLRYFSPHAGRIMKGDIASGEVYYTNSTHLNVKHAMNPIERVTTEGLFHPLIEAGSISHVWLGEAQPSKEAISDFVIKTFKHTTNDQIAFSPEFTTCNKCHRTGRGLADTCSYCGSTDVDGITRITGYFTKVSSWNKGKLGELKDRYRNAEFFSEKRKVAAND, encoded by the coding sequence ATGGAAACAACGGATCTGAATTTATTTGTCAGGACCTCAGAAGAAAGTATTTCCGGATGGGACCGATCGAAGATCGTTGATGCGCTCATCAGGGAAACACTGATCGACCGAGATACGGCCGGTGAGATCAGCAAGGAAGTAGAACAGATGATCAGGCGATCCGGGATCGAGGTCATCACCGCTCCTCTTATCAGGGAACTTGTCAATGCGAGATTGATAGAGAAGGGGCTTGAGAGCTCCCGAAAGATGCATACCAGGCTCGGCATGCCTCTCTATGACGTAGACAGCCTCATCCTTCATCCCAACAAGGAGAACGCCAACGTACCCCATGGCCCGGAGGCCACCAACCTGACCCTCGCGGAAGGCATCAAGAAGGAATATGCGCTGTTGTCCGTCTTTTCGCAGGAGGTGGCCGACGCCCACATGAACGGGGATATACACCTCCACGACCTGGGCTTTATCGACAGGCCGTACTGCAGCGGTCAATCCCTCGAATATATCAAGAAGTTTGGTCTCGATCTGCCTCATTCCCTTTCCATGGCGAAGCCTGCAAAGCATGCCGAGGTTCTTCTTGCCCATCTCGTCAAATTTGCCGCGGCCCTGCAGAGCCATTTCGCGGGCGCCATCGGCTGGGACGCCATAAACATCTTCTTCGCGCCCTATATCGAGGGAATGAGCGACGACGACGTAAAGCAGCTTGCCCAGATGCTTATTTTCGAATTCTCCCAGCAGGCGGTGGCAAGGGGAGGCCAGGCGATCTTTACGGATATAAACATTTACTGGGAGATACCAAAGCATTTCGTCACCGTTCCGGCCATCGGCCCCAGCGGTAAATTTACCGGCAAGACTTATGGGGAGTATGAAAAAGAGGCCCAGCGCTTTGCCTGGAAGCTCTTCGAGGTCTACAAGGAAGGCGACGGGGCAGGGCGCCCCTTCTTCTTCCCGAAACCCATTGTCCACATTACCGAGAAATTCTTCCATACAGACGGCCACATGGATTTCCTCAACCTCATCTCCGATGTCGCATCCGACAAGGGCAACACCTATTACGTCTTTGACAGGGGTGAGACGGCAAAGATATCCGAATGCTGCCGCCTAAGCTTCAAGCTTGAAGAGAGCGACCTTCTTGATGCAAGGGAACCCTGGCGGATGCGCTATTGCGCTCTTCAAAACGTGTCCCTCAATCTGCCGCGGCTTGCCTATATGGCGAAGAACGACGACACGAAACTCTTCAACCTCATCACGGAGAAGTTTGTCCTTGCCATAAAGGCCCATAAGGAAAAAAGGGCTTTTATGGAGAAGCTGCTTTCCCTTGGGGAGAATGGGCCGCTCGCACTTCTCACAATGAATCGGGACGGGATGCCTTATCTCAGGTTCAACCTTGCATCGCATCTCATCGGCATGGTGGGCCTCAACGAGATGGTGCAGATACATACCGGCGAGGAGATGCATGATTCAAAACGGGCATTGAAGTTCGGTATCAAGGCCATAGCCCACATGAACCTCCTTACGGAGAAGATACGGCGGCAGGAGAACATGAAGATCGTCCTGGAGCAGACCCCGGCGGAGAGCACGAGCTACCGGTTTGCCCGTCTCGACCTTCGGTATTTCTCGCCCCACGCTGGCAGGATCATGAAAGGCGACATTGCCTCCGGTGAGGTCTACTACACGAATTCAACGCATCTCAACGTCAAGCATGCCATGAATCCCATAGAAAGGGTGACCACAGAGGGGCTCTTTCATCCTCTCATCGAGGCAGGCTCGATATCTCACGTCTGGCTTGGAGAGGCGCAGCCATCCAAAGAGGCCATCTCCGACTTCGTCATCAAGACATTCAAGCATACGACAAATGACCAGATCGCCTTCTCACCGGAATTCACGACATGCAACAAATGCCACAGAACGGGACGGGGTCTTGCAGACACTTGCTCATACTGTGGCTCCACCGATGTGGATGGTATTACAAGGATCACCGGCTACTTTACAAAGGTATCAAGCTGGAACAAGGGCAAACTGGGAGAACTCAAGGACCGCTATCGCAATGCGGAATTCTTCTCCGAAAAGCGCAAAGTGGCTGCCAACGACTAG
- a CDS encoding glutaredoxin domain-containing protein yields MGIVKIFYKDDCPMCPMAKQLKDHLREKNVTVDDFNVGTMEGLAEATFYRVMALPTILVEDESENSLGEWRGNVPHIDEVLSAVQGA; encoded by the coding sequence ATGGGGATAGTGAAGATATTTTACAAGGATGATTGTCCGATGTGTCCAATGGCGAAGCAACTGAAGGACCATCTTCGGGAGAAGAACGTTACCGTTGATGATTTCAACGTCGGAACAATGGAAGGCCTTGCCGAGGCGACATTCTACCGTGTCATGGCGTTGCCGACCATCCTTGTTGAAGACGAATCAGAGAATTCTCTTGGCGAATGGAGGGGCAACGTGCCTCACATCGACGAGGTGCTCAGTGCTGTTCAAGGCGCCTGA
- a CDS encoding anaerobic ribonucleoside-triphosphate reductase activating protein: MLFKAPDYPAVKGFIETSFVDWKGCLASVLFLGGCNFRCPFCHNRDLVLNPGGIEDVPIEYIVATIRKYRAQWIDKMVVTGGEPTIHMNLFGLIGILKREGMMIKLDTNGSNPSVIKGLVNDGLVDCIAMDVKGPLDRYARWCGINVDDRKVRESIDFIMECGIDYYFRMTVVPFLHREEDVYTVADHLQGAKDLIIQTFRPDITLNAAFSRIKPFTPDKMAQIKANVSDIMSGSSIREQEYRPKLGIAGEPEQENLYN, encoded by the coding sequence GTGCTGTTCAAGGCGCCTGATTACCCGGCTGTAAAAGGATTTATCGAAACGAGCTTCGTGGATTGGAAGGGGTGTCTTGCATCCGTTCTTTTTCTCGGCGGATGTAACTTCAGGTGCCCCTTTTGTCACAATCGCGATCTTGTCCTAAACCCCGGTGGGATTGAAGATGTGCCGATCGAGTACATCGTGGCGACCATAAGGAAGTACAGAGCTCAGTGGATTGACAAGATGGTCGTGACCGGCGGTGAGCCGACGATACATATGAATCTCTTTGGCCTGATCGGCATCTTGAAAAGAGAAGGCATGATGATCAAGCTCGACACCAACGGTTCGAACCCATCGGTGATAAAGGGTCTCGTCAATGACGGCCTTGTAGATTGCATCGCCATGGATGTCAAGGGTCCCCTGGACCGCTATGCCCGGTGGTGCGGCATCAACGTGGACGACCGCAAGGTGCGCGAGAGCATAGACTTTATCATGGAATGCGGGATCGATTATTACTTCAGGATGACGGTGGTTCCCTTTCTTCACAGAGAAGAGGACGTCTACACCGTCGCAGATCATCTTCAGGGGGCGAAAGACCTCATCATCCAGACATTCAGGCCTGATATCACCCTGAATGCCGCTTTTTCCCGAATCAAACCCTTTACCCCCGATAAAATGGCTCAGATCAAGGCGAATGTTTCCGATATCATGTCGGGGAGCAGCATCAGGGAGCAGGAATACCGGCCAAAGCTGGGTATTGCCGGCGAGCCTGAACAGGAAAACCTGTACAATTAA